From one Enterobacter kobei genomic stretch:
- a CDS encoding formylglycine-generating enzyme family protein — protein MRIYFIVLLLFVSGCDNATETKNLTDDEQTELNHFINKKKTELVYVKGGTFWMGDFCKKMRNGGPYCSSEKDTKPLHEVELTSYSISKFKVTHEDYKFYLKIAGLSEQIFAHKFENEMLSDMTYFKRSPAIVTWTEANEYCNWLRKESGHPFSLPTEAQWEYAARSQGLYILVSTDNGVWRSNAKDGRGENYATDVDRHLVEDSLGINSILINFSVDKYPPNSIGLFGMAENGYEWVVDWYDPDYYSRSPVINPQGPAKPVIKDDDSGQYLKVLRGGNNPDPSGDVGLTFFRGYRIKDNPYPASTTVRCVVNSPDPIK, from the coding sequence ATGCGTATTTATTTTATAGTTCTATTATTATTTGTTAGCGGTTGTGATAATGCAACGGAAACTAAAAACCTTACCGATGACGAACAGACTGAACTTAATCATTTTATTAATAAAAAGAAAACAGAACTTGTGTATGTCAAAGGCGGAACGTTCTGGATGGGAGATTTTTGTAAAAAAATGCGCAATGGTGGCCCTTATTGTTCATCAGAAAAAGACACAAAACCGCTACACGAAGTTGAATTAACTAGTTATTCAATAAGCAAGTTTAAAGTGACTCATGAGGATTATAAATTCTATCTGAAAATTGCTGGGTTGTCAGAGCAAATTTTTGCACATAAATTTGAGAACGAAATGTTGTCTGATATGACTTATTTCAAAAGAAGTCCGGCCATAGTGACATGGACAGAAGCTAATGAGTATTGTAACTGGTTGAGAAAAGAATCCGGACACCCTTTTTCGCTTCCTACAGAAGCGCAATGGGAGTACGCGGCACGTAGTCAAGGTCTATATATCTTGGTCTCGACGGATAATGGTGTCTGGCGTAGTAATGCTAAAGACGGTAGAGGCGAAAATTATGCCACCGATGTAGATCGGCACCTTGTGGAGGATTCTCTTGGAATAAATAGTATATTAATTAATTTCTCTGTCGATAAATATCCTCCAAACTCGATAGGGTTATTTGGAATGGCAGAGAATGGATATGAGTGGGTGGTGGACTGGTACGATCCTGATTATTATAGCCGGTCTCCGGTAATAAACCCTCAGGGTCCCGCAAAACCGGTTATTAAAGATGATGATAGTGGGCAATACCTCAAGGTTTTACGTGGCGGAAATAATCCTGACCCATCAGGGGATGTTGGATTGACGTTTTTCCGAGGCTACCGAATAAAAGATAATCCTTATCCAGCCAGTACAACAGTACGTTGCGTCGTTAATTCACCGGACCCGATAAAATGA
- a CDS encoding formylglycine-generating enzyme family protein, whose product MMQNSLKCCLFLFLLSGGCDNASQVVNRTPQEQEELQQYLTRIKKDFVYIKGGTFWMGDFCKKMRNGGPYCSSEKDTKPLHEVELTSYSISKFKVTHEDYNFFLKMAGLPKQRFKKRNYNETLAKMTYLKKSPAIVTWTEADKYCGWLKKESGVPFALPTEAQWEYTARSRGQYILTATDNGFWRENEKDGRGENYATDEDRRLVSNSFGINSILINFPVDKYPPNSIGLFGMADNGYEWVRDWYDPEFYLISPKKNPQGPDRPVVKDESSNQYSKVLRGGDHPERNVLDGRFL is encoded by the coding sequence ATGATGCAGAACTCCTTAAAATGTTGCCTGTTTCTTTTCTTATTAAGCGGTGGTTGCGACAATGCCAGTCAGGTAGTAAATCGTACTCCACAAGAGCAGGAAGAATTGCAACAATATCTCACACGTATAAAAAAAGACTTTGTATATATCAAAGGCGGAACATTCTGGATGGGAGATTTCTGTAAAAAGATGCGTAATGGCGGCCCTTATTGTTCATCAGAAAAAGACACAAAACCGCTACACGAAGTTGAATTAACTAGTTATTCAATAAGCAAGTTTAAAGTGACGCATGAAGATTATAATTTCTTTCTAAAAATGGCTGGCTTGCCAAAGCAACGTTTTAAAAAGAGAAATTACAATGAAACCTTGGCGAAGATGACTTATCTTAAAAAAAGTCCGGCAATAGTAACTTGGACAGAAGCTGATAAGTATTGTGGCTGGTTGAAAAAAGAATCCGGAGTACCTTTTGCACTTCCTACGGAAGCACAATGGGAGTATACGGCACGTAGTCGAGGGCAGTATATCTTGACCGCGACGGACAATGGCTTTTGGCGGGAAAATGAAAAAGATGGTCGTGGTGAAAACTATGCCACTGATGAGGATCGTCGTCTTGTCAGCAATTCCTTTGGAATCAATAGCATATTGATCAACTTTCCTGTCGATAAATACCCTCCAAACTCGATAGGATTATTTGGCATGGCTGATAATGGTTATGAATGGGTCAGGGATTGGTATGACCCAGAATTCTATCTCATTTCACCTAAAAAAAATCCACAAGGCCCTGACAGGCCTGTTGTAAAAGATGAATCATCAAACCAATACTCTAAAGTATTAAGGGGAGGGGATCATCCTGAACGGAACGTTCTGGATGGGAGATTTCTGTAA
- a CDS encoding formylglycine-generating enzyme family protein has product MKQKSIICSLFLFLLIGGCDNASQVVNHTPQEQEELQQYLTRIKKDLVYVKGGTFWMGDFCKKMRNGGPYCSSEKDTKPLHEVELSSYSISKYKVTHEDYELYLRMARLPKQKFKEDYENKFLSDITFLANSPAMITWSEADNYCKWLNKKSGLPFALPTEAQWEYVARNRGEFVLVATDDGTWRENEKTGSGVNYATDEDRREVANKFGIRSPLIHFPVDKYPPSSLGIYSMSENGYEWVSDWYDPDYYSYSPLKDPQGPNKGVIKDKETGQYWKVLRGGNNPDPSGDVGLTFFRGYKIKDNPQPASTTVRCVVNSPDPIK; this is encoded by the coding sequence ATGAAACAGAAATCCATAATTTGTAGCCTGTTTCTTTTTCTATTAATCGGTGGTTGCGACAATGCCAGTCAGGTAGTAAACCATACTCCACAAGAGCAGGAAGAATTACAGCAATACCTCACGCGTATAAAAAAAGACCTTGTTTATGTCAAAGGCGGAACGTTCTGGATGGGAGATTTCTGTAAAAAAATGCGCAATGGTGGCCCTTATTGTTCATCAGAAAAAGACACAAAACCTTTGCACGAAGTGGAGCTTAGTAGCTATTCCATCAGTAAGTATAAAGTAACACATGAAGATTATGAACTTTACTTAAGAATGGCCAGGCTTCCTAAGCAAAAGTTTAAGGAAGATTATGAAAATAAATTTTTATCAGATATAACATTTCTTGCAAATAGCCCTGCCATGATTACATGGTCGGAAGCAGATAATTATTGTAAATGGTTAAATAAAAAAAGCGGCTTGCCTTTTGCTTTACCAACTGAAGCTCAATGGGAATATGTAGCACGTAACAGAGGTGAATTTGTTTTAGTTGCTACTGATGATGGTACCTGGAGAGAAAACGAAAAAACAGGCTCAGGTGTAAATTATGCTACAGATGAAGATAGACGCGAGGTGGCCAATAAGTTTGGAATTCGCAGTCCGTTGATTCATTTTCCGGTTGATAAATACCCTCCTTCCTCCCTTGGGATATATAGCATGTCTGAAAATGGCTACGAATGGGTAAGTGATTGGTATGATCCTGATTATTATAGCTATTCTCCACTGAAGGATCCTCAGGGGCCAAATAAAGGTGTCATCAAAGATAAAGAAACAGGGCAATACTGGAAGGTCTTGCGTGGCGGAAATAACCCTGATCCATCAGGGGATGTTGGGCTGACGTTTTTTCGTGGCTACAAAATAAAAGATAATCCACAACCCGCGAGTACAACTGTACGTTGCGTCGTTAATTCTCCGGACCCGATAAAATGA